A part of Dreissena polymorpha isolate Duluth1 chromosome 13, UMN_Dpol_1.0, whole genome shotgun sequence genomic DNA contains:
- the LOC127856336 gene encoding uncharacterized protein LOC127856336: MWPVASDEFEGYGNEQVATLASHFEKKITSMCPSFDVKQCVTEWRSLKKILKKRHGLSVKKMAWGMLLMADEELSNISLLIDLVLSLPPTSVSCETSFSHMKLVKTSSRLRMNQATLHSLMTVKLCSPDIKEFNPESAVEKWLFDAMKPHGHRRPTYTRRSLSSSSHGAGADVEEEDCVEKPSDSDETDSEYQSDGDSQDGINMH, from the exons ATGTGGCCTGTTGCCTCTGACGAATTTGAAG GATATGGTAATGAACAAGTAGCCACACTGGCATCCCACTTCGAAAAAAAGATAACTTCAATGTGTCCTTCCTTTGATGTTAAACAATGCGTCACGGAATGGAGGTCATTGAAGAAAATCCTGAAGAAAAG ACATGGCCTATCTGTGAAGAAAATGGCATGGGGCATGCTGTTAATGGCTGATGAGGAGCTAAGCAACATCAGTCTCCTCATTGACCTGGTGTTGAGCCTCCCACCGACCAGCGTCTCTTGCGAGACTAGCTTCTCACACATGAAGCTGGTCAAGACAAGCTCTCGTCTCAGAATGAACCAGGCTACCCTGCACAGTCTGATGACGGTTAAATTGTGCTCCCCAGATATTAAAGAGTTTAATCCTGAGTCTGCGGTTGAGAAGTGGCTG TTTGATGCTATGAAACCTCATGGCCACAGAAGGCCAACATATACCAGACGGTCTCTCTCTTCAAGTTCTCATGGCGCAGGTGCTGATGTTGAGGAAGAAG ATTGTGTGGAAAAGCCCTCTGACTCCGATGAGACAGATTCAGAGTATCAATCCGACGGCGATTCACAGGATGGAATCAACAtgcattaa
- the LOC127854690 gene encoding zinc finger protein 862-like: MSFSLLRYFDGAKPGDKRQSQVSIEQRAEGNKKRWKSYEVEKRDERGFHEVWKKDRPWLQFNDGVMTCSLCQVFFKNNTCVGKNTFITGSTNFKVSTVSDHESSKCHQKAAKAELAKQSKHDMQKSEAGKALLSLKSAERHVIASLFRNAHAVAKKGRPLSDYVWLCEAMAAQGVEIGSTYLNEKACSDFVSFISDVETDKTIKMLNDAPFFSFMMDGSQDRSGLEQESLYVRTSLQGNVSERFLTMGSPRSTSSQHLLEFVQNVIQQLGLDETKLVGLGSDGAANMTGKKAGLAALLRKEYGDNIINIHCFSHRLELAFRDVVKLEKKYQKLMNLLIGLHKFYKIHKNRKGLKEASETLSINMVSPKRVSTTRWLPHLSEGINSLAKNFRSYEAHLASCRHENAKAQGYYSMLLDKGLMTFAIVLQDLIQPLQILSKKLQRPKTVIGDAFLWVDTQKELLREKANEKPPEEVQAMHMTGEYQGLKLSGMTPDLLYRCKLIDACSTPAQS, from the exons ATGTCATTTTCACTTCTACGTTATTTTGACGGGGCTAAGCCTGGCGATAAAAGACAGAGTCAGGTTAGTATTGAGCAAAGAGCGGAGGGAAATAAAAAGAGATGGAAGTCTTATGAGGTAGAAAAACGTGACGAAAGAGGATTTCATGAGGTTTGGAAAAAGGACAGGCCATGGCTTCAATTTAATGATGGGGTCATGACTTGTTCATTGTGCCAAGTGTTCTTTAAGAACAACACATGTGTAGGTAAGAACACCTTTATAACGGGCAGCACTAATTTTAAGGTCTCGACAGTAAGTGATCACGAGTCCAGCAAATGCCATCAGAAGGCAGCTAAGGCTGAGCTAGCCAAACAAAGTAAGCATGACATGCAGAAGAGTGAAGCAGGCAAAGCTCTTCTGTCTCTCAAAAGTGCAGAGCGCCATGTCATTGCAAGCCTCTTCCGCAATGCCCATGCTGTTGCAAAGAAAGGGAGACCACTATCTGATTATGTTTGGCTATGTGAAGCAATGGCTGCCCAAGGTGTTGAAATTGGCTctacatatttaaatgaaaaggCCTGCTccgattttgtttcatttatttcagatgTAGAGACGGACAAAACAATAAAGATGTTGAACGACGCCCCATTTTTCTCCTTTATGATGGACGGATCGCAAGATAGAAGTGGGTTAGAGCAAGAGAGCCTCTACGTTAGGACATCATTGCAAGGGAATGTTTCTGAAAGATTTCTGACAATGGG GTCACCACGATCAACGTCAAGTCAACATCTGCTGGAATTTGTACAGAATGTAATTCAACAACTTGGCTTAGATGAAA CAAAACTTGTAGGTTTGGGGTCGGATGGTGCGGCAAACATGACTGGCAAAAAGGCAGGGCTTGCTGCACTCCTTCGCAAGGAATATGGGGACAATATCATCAATATACATTGTTTCAGTCACCGGTTAGAGCTGGCCTTTCGTGATGTGGTTAAGttggaaaaaaaatatcaaaagttaATGAACCTCTTGATTGGTCTccacaaattttacaaaattcacAAAAACAGGAAAGGTCTAAAGGAGGCCAGTGAAACACTCTCGATAAACATGGTATCTCCGAAAAGAGTATCAACAACGCGATGGCTTCCCCACCTTAGTGAAGGTATCAACTCCCTTGCCAAAAATTTCAGATCTTATGAGGCACACTTGGCCTCATGTAGGCACGAAAATGCAAAGGCACAGGGATACTACTCCATGCTTCTTGACAAGGGCCTTATGACATTTGCCATTGTACTTCAG GATCTCATCCAGCCGCTCCAAATCCTATCCAAAAAGCTGCAGAGACCAAAAACAGTCATAGGCGACGCATTCCTTTGGGTGGACACGCAAAAAGAATTGCTGCGCGAAAAAGCAAATGA GAAACCTCCAGAAGAAGTCCAGGCCATGCATATGACTGGAGAGTACCAAGGCCTGAAGCTGAGTGGCATGACGCCCGACCTATTGTATAGATGCAAGTTGATAGATG CTTGCTCGACTCCAGCACAGTCATAA